From the bacterium genome, the window GTTCTCTGAGTTTATTATCCATCTCATGTTTATAAAGCGCTGTTTCAATCACGGCCTTTAAATCTTCGGCTTTAAACGGCTTATAGATAAATCCATACGGTTCTGTCTTCTTGGCTCTCTTTAGTGTATCTTTATCAACATAGGCAGTTACATAAACCACGGGAAATTTTACTTGATTTGAATAATTTACAGTTTGACGTTCAGAATTAAAAATTCAGCTCCACATAGCAAGGCTATTGTTTAAAACGGGAAAACAACATTAAACTCTTTAAATCCATCACCCTGGACAACTTTTAATATGCCATCCAACTGTTCTGTCAAGTCAGAAATAATAGCCATACCCAGCGTATCAACCTCGGAGGATTTAAAACCGGGCGGCAGAGCAATCCCGTCATCCCGGACGGATAGATGAACTTTTCCGGATTTTTCTTCCAACCGGATATCAATTTCACCCTTCCGTTTATCCGGGAACGCGTGTTTTATAGCGTTGGAGACAAGCTCATTTATGATCATGCCGCAGGGAATGGCCCGGTTTAAATCAATCTGAACATTTTTGCATTTATCAATAATTTTGATCTGTTCGGCATTCTGATAGTAAAGCAGGGTTAGAGAAGCAATCAGTTTATTGATATAATACTTCATATCTATCCGCGCGAAATCCTGATTCTGATACATCATCTCATGCACAATTGACATGGATTGAATGCGGCTTTTGCTTTCATTTAAAATCATGGAAATACGTTCGTCATTAATTTTTGAGGCCTGCAAACTCAGCAGGCTTGACATGATCTGGAGGTTATTCTTCACCCGGTGGTGAATCTCCTTGAGCATGATCTCTTTTTCTTTCAGATCTCTCTTTATTTGTTCTTCCGCCTGCTTGCGTTCGGTGATGTCATTGAACACAGCAACTATTTCTTTGGTTTGTAATTTATATACAAAATTTTCATACCAGCTATGAATTTTTTCATCCTGATAAAATGTAATGGGATGATACGCAGGTTTACCTGTTTTCCATACTTTGCGAAATACATCAATAAGACCAAACTTTTCTACTTCAGGTCTCATTTCGAAAATACTTTTACCAATAAGATCATCCCTTTTATCATTGCCTAATCTTTCAGCAGCTTTATTGAAATCTTTAAAAATAAAATCTTTTCCATCATCTATGACATCATAAACCGCTACACCGCTACTTATATTATCAAATAATTCTTTATATCGGATTTCACTTTCTTTTAGTGCTTGTTCTGCCAGTTTATTTTTATCCTTCTCTATTTTTAATTTAAGCGCATTTTCAATTGCAGGAGTTAATCTTAACAGGTTTTCTTTAAGAATATAATCCCATGCGCCTCTTTTAATGGAATCAACAGCCATTTCTTCTGAAAGGGAACCCGTTACAATAATGAACGGAATATCCGGGATTAGTTTTTTGGCAATTTCCAATGCTTCAAATCCTGTGAATTGGGGCAGAGCATAATCCGAAAGGATAATATCCGGTTTGAAGTCGTGGATAGCTGCTATAAAATCCTTTTCCGTTTCTACGCACTCAGAAATAAAATCAAATTTATGCTCCGTCAACTCTTCTTTGATAAGTTTTGCATCAAGCTTATTATCTTCCAGCATTAATATTTTCATTTTCTTACTTCCTTATTTATCAGGCGGAGTTTCATTCAGGATTGCCCAGAACGAACCCAAATCTTTCACTGCTTTCATAAAGTCTTCAAATTCCACCGGTTTTACTACATAAGCGTTAACGCCAAGATTGTAGCTTGTTATCAGG encodes:
- a CDS encoding response regulator, translating into MKILMLEDNKLDAKLIKEELTEHKFDFISECVETEKDFIAAIHDFKPDIILSDYALPQFTGFEALEIAKKLIPDIPFIIVTGSLSEEMAVDSIKRGAWDYILKENLLRLTPAIENALKLKIEKDKNKLAEQALKESEIRYKELFDNISSGVAVYDVIDDGKDFIFKDFNKAAERLGNDKRDDLIGKSIFEMRPEVEKFGLIDVFRKVWKTGKPAYHPITFYQDEKIHSWYENFVYKLQTKEIVAVFNDITERKQAEEQIKRDLKEKEIMLKEIHHRVKNNLQIMSSLLSLQASKINDERISMILNESKSRIQSMSIVHEMMYQNQDFARIDMKYYINKLIASLTLLYYQNAEQIKIIDKCKNVQIDLNRAIPCGMIINELVSNAIKHAFPDKRKGEIDIRLEEKSGKVHLSVRDDGIALPPGFKSSEVDTLGMAIISDLTEQLDGILKVVQGDGFKEFNVVFPF